A genome region from Arthrobacter agilis includes the following:
- a CDS encoding SRPBCC family protein yields MSQTEIRHHQESVTIQASADSIYDLVSDITRTGEWSPVCTRCWWEDDAAAGEVGAWFTGRNELPHRTWETRSQLVAAERGREFAWVVGGDRVRWGYTLTPAGTGTTLTESWDFLPGGIAFFDEKFGEDAPAQIIDRTRQALDGIPKTLAAIKRIAESGTFREDGRS; encoded by the coding sequence ATGAGCCAGACCGAGATCCGCCACCACCAGGAGTCCGTCACGATCCAGGCGTCGGCGGACAGCATCTACGATCTGGTCTCCGACATCACCCGCACCGGCGAGTGGAGCCCGGTGTGCACGCGGTGCTGGTGGGAGGACGACGCCGCTGCAGGCGAGGTCGGTGCGTGGTTCACAGGGCGCAACGAGCTTCCACACCGCACCTGGGAGACCCGGTCGCAGCTCGTGGCGGCAGAGCGCGGCCGTGAGTTCGCGTGGGTGGTCGGCGGCGACAGGGTGCGCTGGGGCTACACGCTGACCCCGGCTGGCACCGGGACCACCCTGACAGAATCCTGGGATTTCCTGCCGGGCGGCATCGCCTTCTTCGACGAAAAGTTCGGGGAGGATGCTCCCGCGCAGATCATCGACCGGACCCGGCAGGCGCTCGACGGCATCCCGAAGACGCTCGCCGCCATCAAGCGCATCGCCGAGTCCGGCACGTTCCGTGAGGATGGCCGGTCCTAG
- a CDS encoding GlcG/HbpS family heme-binding protein gives MTPGSVLETITSKEARLVIDAAAAKAEEIGQPMDIAVVDAGGNLKAHVRMDGANIGSITIAINKAYTSIAFQCETGDLQGVTRQDGPIYGLSDAHGGRLAVFPGGIPLVRDGSIVGAIGVSTGTIEQDQEVASAGAAAYLELAIA, from the coding sequence ATGACTCCCGGATCAGTACTCGAAACCATCACGTCCAAAGAGGCCCGCCTCGTCATCGACGCCGCGGCGGCGAAAGCCGAGGAGATCGGCCAGCCCATGGACATCGCCGTGGTCGATGCCGGCGGGAACCTGAAGGCGCACGTGCGGATGGACGGCGCGAACATCGGCAGCATCACCATCGCCATCAACAAGGCCTACACGTCCATCGCGTTCCAGTGCGAGACCGGCGACCTGCAGGGCGTCACCCGGCAGGACGGCCCCATCTACGGACTGAGTGACGCCCACGGCGGCCGGCTCGCGGTGTTCCCCGGCGGCATCCCGCTGGTGCGCGACGGCAGCATCGTCGGCGCCATCGGCGTTTCCACCGGCACCATCGAGCAGGACCAGGAAGTCGCCTCCGCCGGCGCCGCCGCGTACCTGGAGTTGGCGATCGCCTGA